The following proteins are co-located in the Branchiostoma lanceolatum isolate klBraLanc5 chromosome 16, klBraLanc5.hap2, whole genome shotgun sequence genome:
- the LOC136421954 gene encoding HCLS1-binding protein 3-like, giving the protein MPIAATVTTRELRNTETGLDLSVPQTEDIAGTLGITTTLYQTIVITNLSVCKSPKHKENDVIQFMCSHKYAEFEALHKTLDEKFSGTALPTLPSRMVLKSSAAVTKERRNACDTFLRFIARTPKLATCPELLEFLGVSKSKATYYLRKAQAKIAPSQTEKKEDIFEEKTTDADEKEPTEPENTQNLPKKVDIFGGDGVDDADLDLFGQTSSSTTVDDDLFGAAPVKTGDVTRSQGVKLFGEEEDEDQELFIPEGARVETKPEPTVEVEDNTDLLTIEDDLDKLLNVSKEKPKPSPKPRPVPAPRPGKKPPTAPKRSLTKTARPPDVLPGSDVTAVESMGDDDIMKYIQVESDQQGDDLNLF; this is encoded by the exons GAACTTTAGGTATCACCACGACGCTGTACCAAACCATAGTCATCACCAATCTTTCCGTCTGCAAGAGTCCAAAGCACAAGGAGAATGATGTCATTCAGTTCATGTGTAGCCACAAGTACGCGGAGTTTGAAG CTCTGCATAAGACTCTAGACGAGAAGTTCTCTGGTACGGCGCTGCCAACTCTACCGTCCCGGATGGTTCTGAAGTCGTCCGCTGCCGTCACTAAAGAGAGACGGAACGCGTGTGACACCTTCCTCAGGTTCATCGCTAGGACTCCCAAACTGGCGACATGTCCAGAG CTTTTGGAGTTTCTTGGTGTCAGCAAATCCAAGGCCACCTACTACTTAAGAAAAGCACAGGCCAAGATCGCGCCGTCtcaaacagaaaagaaagaggACATCTTTGAAGAGAAGACCACCGATGCTGACGAGAAAGAGCCGACCGAACCCGAAAACACGCAGAACTTGCCGAAGAAAGTCGATATCTTTGGTGGAGATGGCGTAGACGACGCAGATTTAGACCTGTTTGGACAGACGTCTTCAAGTACGACGGTAGACGACGATCTGTTTGGGGCAGCGCCCGTCAAGACGGGTGACGTCACGAGGTCTCAGGGGGTCAAGTTGTTCGGAGAAGAAGAGGACGAGGACCAAGAGTTGTTCATCCCAGAGGGAGCACGGGTAGAAACCAAGCCAGAACCAACTgtagag GTTGAGGATAACACTGATCTTCTCACCATCGAAGATGACTTGGACAAACTTCTCAACGTCTCTAAAGAAAAGCCAAAACCATCGCCAAAGCCTCGCCCCGTACCCGCACCGAGACCCGGCAAGAAACCGCCAACAGCGCCCAAACGGAGCTTGACCAAAACAGCCCGCCCACCCGACGTTCTgcccggaagtgacgtcacggctGTGGAATCCATGGGAGATGATGACATCATGAAGTACATACAAGTGGAGTCTGATCAGCAGGGGGACGATCTTAatcttttttaa